From the genome of Proteus vulgaris, one region includes:
- the pbpC gene encoding penicillin-binding protein 1C codes for MVRSQRVLQNILMGGFLVALFCVGFRLFPHPALSEGFLSSTAYYDSNGNLLRLTLANDERYRLWTDLDDISPLMVESAMRYEDRWFYYHIGFNPYSLIRGFFVSYIYGERLQGGSTITMQLARMHWQLNTRNVGGKLVQVLRAIQLELSYSKHDILEAYFNYAPYGRNIESVGAASLIYFNKNPKELTLPEALTLAVLPQSPSYRIEPNSDGISLSLMKTRNQLYDYWLKEHPKDANLSALFQLPLRLRQPEKMPYIAPHLVEQIEKQERFNPRKPTTIVTTIDLPLQKLVEKQVDAFIERNKHLGVKNASVILVDTRDMGVKALVGSADYYNVDIHGQVNGTNAKRSPGSTLKPFIYALGLEQGILHPRTILKDVPSTFGSYAPENFDLRFLGPISATQALNYSRNIPAVAIASQLKQPTLYQFLQMSGVSNMASEKHYGLSLVLGGGEITVQELAKLYGILANQGELKPLRMQSTDTIAKPIRLLSEEASFITLDMLGQHRRPDDTLAQKSMALPIYWKTGTSWGFRDAWSSGIFGPYVLVVWIGNFDGKGNSALIGAEAAAPLFFNIIDNIVADYPKLKEPRFKLPENIKQVDICLASGNLPTPWCQRKGKTWFIPGKSPIKVDAIYRPLAIDKTTGEVVCPPYNEDQVNIEIFEYWPSDLAKVFAQAGLPKRTPPSTAHCKNGDMAVTGTPPRILSPLRNTTYTFRRTSTPNTSIVFNATADNDSNIIYWFVDDAYLGNSTNQRSIEWQPKESGRYRIRAVDDKGRADTRNIRVDIIGVMKIQVAEVD; via the coding sequence ATGGTCAGAAGTCAGCGTGTTTTACAAAATATTTTGATGGGTGGCTTTTTAGTTGCCCTTTTTTGTGTAGGATTTCGATTATTTCCTCATCCAGCACTTTCAGAGGGTTTCTTATCTTCAACAGCTTATTATGATAGCAATGGCAACCTACTTCGCTTAACACTTGCTAATGATGAGCGTTATCGATTATGGACAGATTTAGACGACATTTCGCCTTTAATGGTTGAGAGCGCCATGCGATATGAAGATCGCTGGTTTTATTATCATATAGGTTTTAACCCTTACAGTTTAATTCGTGGTTTTTTCGTCAGTTATATTTATGGTGAACGATTACAAGGTGGCTCTACAATTACAATGCAATTAGCGCGTATGCATTGGCAATTAAATACGCGAAATGTAGGGGGAAAACTTGTTCAAGTATTACGCGCTATTCAATTAGAACTTAGTTATTCAAAACATGATATTTTAGAAGCGTATTTTAACTATGCACCTTATGGGCGAAATATAGAGAGTGTTGGGGCAGCAAGCCTGATTTACTTTAATAAAAATCCTAAAGAATTAACGTTACCTGAGGCGTTAACACTTGCCGTATTACCTCAATCACCGAGTTACCGAATCGAGCCAAATAGTGATGGCATTAGCCTTTCTTTAATGAAAACGCGAAACCAGCTTTATGATTATTGGTTAAAAGAGCATCCTAAAGATGCCAATTTATCAGCACTCTTTCAATTACCGCTTCGGCTACGCCAGCCTGAGAAGATGCCTTATATAGCGCCTCATTTAGTTGAACAAATTGAAAAGCAGGAAAGGTTTAATCCAAGAAAGCCTACAACCATAGTGACAACAATTGATCTCCCATTACAAAAATTAGTTGAGAAACAAGTTGATGCATTTATTGAACGAAATAAACACCTTGGTGTTAAAAATGCCTCAGTGATCCTTGTTGATACACGAGATATGGGCGTTAAAGCGCTAGTTGGTTCGGCTGATTATTATAATGTTGATATTCATGGGCAAGTTAATGGCACCAATGCAAAGCGTTCACCGGGTTCAACATTAAAGCCTTTTATCTATGCATTAGGATTAGAGCAAGGCATTTTACATCCTCGAACAATTTTAAAAGATGTGCCTTCAACCTTTGGCAGTTATGCGCCAGAGAACTTTGACTTACGCTTTTTAGGGCCTATTTCTGCTACTCAAGCTCTCAATTACAGCCGAAATATCCCAGCAGTAGCCATAGCTTCGCAATTGAAACAGCCTACGCTCTATCAGTTTTTACAAATGTCAGGTGTTAGTAATATGGCCAGTGAAAAACATTATGGTTTATCGCTGGTGCTTGGAGGCGGTGAAATTACGGTACAAGAGTTAGCAAAGCTTTATGGAATATTAGCTAATCAAGGAGAGCTTAAACCATTAAGAATGCAAAGTACGGATACTATTGCCAAACCTATTCGATTGCTAAGTGAAGAAGCAAGTTTTATCACGCTAGATATGTTAGGGCAACATCGAAGACCTGATGATACTTTGGCGCAAAAATCTATGGCTTTACCCATTTATTGGAAAACAGGCACCTCTTGGGGATTTCGTGATGCATGGAGTAGTGGGATCTTTGGCCCCTATGTTTTAGTGGTTTGGATAGGTAACTTTGATGGTAAAGGAAACAGCGCATTAATTGGTGCCGAAGCTGCTGCACCTCTATTTTTTAATATTATAGATAATATAGTTGCAGACTATCCGAAGTTAAAAGAGCCTCGATTTAAACTGCCTGAAAATATTAAACAAGTCGATATTTGTCTGGCGAGTGGTAATTTACCTACACCATGGTGTCAACGTAAGGGTAAAACATGGTTTATTCCAGGAAAATCACCGATTAAAGTGGATGCTATTTATCGGCCTCTAGCAATTGATAAAACGACGGGAGAGGTTGTCTGTCCCCCGTATAATGAAGATCAGGTAAATATCGAAATTTTTGAATATTGGCCTTCTGATTTAGCTAAAGTATTTGCTCAAGCAGGGCTACCGAAGCGAACCCCTCCTTCTACTGCTCATTGTAAAAATGGGGATATGGCAGTGACAGGAACACCTCCTCGTATATTATCGCCATTACGAAATACAACTTACACCTTTAGACGAACATCAACGCCGAATACATCCATTGTATTTAATGCAACAGCAGATAATGACAGTAATATAATTTACTGGTTTGTTGACGATGCTTATTTGGGTAACAGTACCAATCAGCGTTCAATAGAGTGGCAGCCAAAAGAAAGTGGCCGTTACCGCATTCGTGCGGTGGATGATAAAGGACGGGCAGACACTCGTAATATTCGAGTTGATATTATTGGTGTAATGAAAATACAAGTGGCAGAAGTAGATTAA
- a CDS encoding alpha-2-macroglobulin family protein has translation MDVLRFLLSLPFKLIRLLGWAIVFCIRLLEKILSPFIGQIQWSTPIWISFVARHLRNIEKGIVDHPKTVLGSIIFLLVASFGSYYGYHSYLNRPVPIDVAPIVVQKVDIKLTAPTPINYASDNPQSQKITLSFSRSAAPITLIDKEVTEGVTLTPAIEGNWHWQNGSTLVFTAKKPFAMGSEYQIELDESLLLAPQFSLKLKKYEFKTSIFDYRLGSGEFYQDPQNPAQKHAIIKIAFNAPVDIQSFEKRLSMKYGDNEKLKYVINYDNKKLTAWVHSEQLALKDISSKVFLKIAPGVVSAVTANSTSKEKTYSVDVPSLYSLSVSNIESELVESENGKDARVLIVSLNDALNEKEIKNEVSAWLLPQHNLEIQNADLNQGEDDYYDWNLNDVSNTILEQSEKLTLEISDNEQENQATFAFKYNAPAYRSLLVKISSGITSVGGYQLKEDRYQIVRVPDYPQMLSFVSEGALLSMTGDKRITVSARNLPGLQLDIKRVIPNQLQHIVSFKDKYFTSTNFNRLNDEYFTEHFTYQTALNNENKGETQYKGIDLSRYLSADPNAKRGIFLLKLTSWDPNKASRTDDEDEEYYEDDDDDDEEVSDARFVVVTDLGIIAKSSINGSRDVFVQSIYSGEPVSNAKVSVIAKNGTTLLSKITNADGHVAFPTLKDFRNEQTAVLFLVEKEGDISFLPTNAYYDRQLNLSRFDVYGDETPNDPRTLDSFLFSDRGVYRPGETFNIGLITRTFDWKTAIEGVPLRVEIRDPRNTLMLNNSMTLNEFGFNELNYTTSENSPTGDWNIYLYLVGKNNEDASLLGSTSIVVKEFEPDLLKVALNLKPNRQQGWVKPSELKASIDVQNLFGTPAQDRRVVSKLTLRPIYPNFSRYSDYRFYENRRNHDSFETELEETTTNDEGIADIDLGLESYDDATYQLQLISEAFDAGSGRSVTAAARVMVSPHDYLVGVKADGTLDYINQNAQRNLNFIAIDPTLKQVTQEALTLERYEQKYLSVLTRQNSGVYKYQSKLKEVFINEVPFSIDENGSHFLLETQTPGNFVLLVKNKAGNVLNRINYTVAGNANVTRSLDREAELQLTLNKDTYKAGEEIEIAINAPYIGSGIITIEKDKVYHWQWFTSSTTSSVQKIRVPDELQGNGYINVQFVRDINSDEIFMSPLSYGVIPFKVSRENFQANIELQSPEVIKPGETLPITVKTETPQQVVVFAVDEGILQVARYKLKDPLDYFFRKRSLEVESTQILDLILPEFSKMMSLTSAPGGDAGEGVDLYLNPFKRKKEEPVAYWSGITEVESGSVFNYKVPEYFNGKIRIMAISVTQNRIGNAQRYTTVRDDFVLSPHIPTTVAPNDEFDVTLGIANNLTDLNGVKTKLDVTITPEAQLEVIGQKSYQLELGEKKETVVSFRVKAKSQLGNGAITFSVNNEGKVTQRTMNLSIRPASAYRTQSSLGRMDGKEQSVTYIRQMYDEYAQRDARVSYSPLVLSSALAQYLANYPYNCSEQITSQAIPLLFHQRNPEMKAIYSQDKIRSQLEQTMATLLTRQNGQGAIGTWRSTPSTDPFVTLYVVQFLLEAQEANYPVSDTLLRSSNEYLTKLAVNVGLNNQDELRMRAFAVYLLTRQGKVTTSEIAAIQTRMQKNYPKTWQSDLGALYLAASYKMLKMDKQADELLKPTWQELSKAYSKAWWSQNYLDPLVLDSTRLYLIVKHFPEKATDIPPQLLENMVLRFKEERYTTQSSAMSILALEHYTKQIQSTTASAQPLTVSVKKGENPPIVISSMTNATAIGQFGAGINEVLFNNSTNNPAWYVVTQSGFDSEQPKEALSRGLEISRDYVNEKGESVNSATLGEKLYVHIKVRANAKQGVDNVVLVDLLPGGFEVVQQSMDDVDNPEVEWLSPTGSKGTRWSPEYSDIREDRVIIYGRANQQVQEFVYQIKATNSGVFTIPPAFAEAMYDREIQALAVGKGVMTVNKPTLNNGSVK, from the coding sequence ATGGATGTATTGCGCTTTTTACTTAGCCTTCCGTTTAAACTGATCCGTTTATTGGGTTGGGCTATTGTTTTTTGTATTCGTCTTCTTGAAAAAATACTTAGCCCGTTTATAGGACAAATACAATGGAGTACACCTATATGGATTAGTTTTGTTGCTCGGCATTTGAGAAATATTGAAAAGGGTATAGTGGACCACCCGAAAACGGTATTAGGTTCTATTATTTTTCTTCTAGTCGCATCATTCGGTAGTTACTACGGTTATCACAGTTATCTTAATCGCCCTGTTCCTATTGATGTTGCTCCCATTGTTGTGCAAAAAGTTGATATAAAACTGACTGCCCCTACGCCAATCAATTATGCCAGTGACAATCCTCAATCACAGAAAATAACGTTATCTTTTTCACGTTCTGCCGCACCGATTACACTTATTGATAAAGAAGTCACTGAAGGTGTGACATTAACACCTGCGATTGAGGGTAATTGGCATTGGCAAAATGGTTCAACCCTTGTTTTTACAGCGAAAAAACCATTTGCAATGGGAAGCGAATATCAAATAGAACTCGATGAATCTCTGTTGTTAGCACCTCAGTTTTCACTTAAATTAAAAAAATATGAATTTAAAACGTCCATTTTTGATTATCGCTTAGGGAGTGGTGAGTTTTATCAAGATCCTCAGAATCCTGCTCAAAAGCACGCCATTATTAAAATTGCATTTAATGCCCCTGTCGATATTCAGAGCTTTGAAAAACGGCTTTCAATGAAATATGGCGATAATGAGAAACTAAAATATGTTATTAATTATGATAATAAGAAATTAACGGCATGGGTTCATTCTGAACAGTTAGCACTAAAAGATATTAGTAGCAAAGTGTTCCTTAAAATTGCACCTGGTGTTGTGAGTGCAGTGACAGCAAATTCAACATCAAAAGAAAAAACCTATAGCGTGGATGTTCCAAGCTTATATAGCCTTAGTGTTTCCAATATAGAAAGTGAGCTTGTTGAGTCTGAAAATGGTAAAGATGCGCGTGTGCTTATTGTTTCTTTAAATGATGCGTTGAATGAGAAAGAGATAAAAAATGAAGTTAGTGCATGGCTACTACCTCAACATAATTTAGAAATACAAAATGCTGACCTTAACCAAGGTGAAGATGATTATTACGATTGGAATTTGAATGATGTTAGTAACACTATTCTTGAACAGTCAGAAAAATTAACACTTGAGATAAGTGATAATGAGCAAGAAAATCAGGCTACCTTTGCTTTTAAATATAATGCACCTGCTTATCGCTCCTTATTGGTTAAAATTTCAAGTGGAATAACATCTGTTGGAGGATACCAATTAAAAGAAGATCGTTATCAAATCGTCCGTGTCCCTGATTACCCACAAATGCTGAGTTTTGTATCTGAAGGCGCTTTACTTTCTATGACAGGAGATAAACGGATCACCGTTTCTGCTCGTAATCTTCCGGGGTTACAATTAGATATTAAGCGAGTTATTCCAAATCAGTTACAACATATCGTTTCTTTTAAAGATAAATATTTTACTTCAACAAATTTTAACCGTCTGAATGATGAATATTTTACAGAGCATTTTACTTATCAAACAGCGCTTAACAATGAAAATAAAGGTGAAACCCAATATAAGGGTATCGATTTAAGTCGCTATTTATCTGCTGATCCTAATGCTAAACGTGGCATATTTTTATTAAAACTGACTTCTTGGGATCCGAACAAAGCATCAAGAACAGATGATGAAGACGAAGAATATTATGAAGATGATGATGACGATGATGAAGAGGTTTCTGATGCTCGCTTTGTTGTTGTCACTGATTTAGGCATTATCGCGAAATCCTCGATTAATGGTTCAAGAGATGTTTTTGTACAATCTATTTATAGTGGTGAACCGGTTAGTAACGCGAAAGTCTCTGTCATTGCTAAAAATGGAACAACGTTACTTAGCAAAATAACTAATGCTGATGGGCATGTTGCTTTTCCAACGCTTAAAGACTTTAGAAATGAACAAACTGCGGTTCTTTTTTTAGTGGAAAAAGAAGGGGATATTTCATTTTTACCGACAAATGCTTATTACGATAGACAACTAAATCTTTCTCGCTTTGATGTTTATGGTGATGAAACGCCCAATGATCCTCGGACTCTTGATAGTTTTCTCTTTTCTGATAGAGGTGTTTATAGACCTGGTGAAACTTTCAATATTGGGCTAATTACACGGACATTTGACTGGAAAACGGCTATTGAAGGTGTACCTCTACGTGTTGAAATTCGTGATCCTCGTAATACATTAATGTTAAATAATTCCATGACATTAAACGAGTTTGGTTTTAATGAATTGAATTATACTACTTCAGAAAATTCGCCTACTGGAGATTGGAATATTTATCTTTACTTGGTGGGTAAGAATAATGAAGATGCCAGTTTATTAGGCAGTACGAGCATTGTCGTTAAAGAATTTGAACCTGATTTACTTAAAGTTGCACTTAATCTGAAACCTAATAGGCAACAAGGGTGGGTTAAACCTTCTGAATTAAAAGCATCAATTGACGTACAAAATTTATTTGGTACACCAGCACAAGATAGACGTGTTGTATCTAAATTAACGTTACGACCAATTTATCCTAATTTCTCACGTTATTCTGATTATCGTTTTTATGAAAACCGCCGTAATCATGATAGCTTTGAAACAGAGTTAGAAGAGACGACAACAAATGATGAAGGGATAGCTGATATTGATTTAGGGCTAGAGTCCTATGATGATGCAACTTATCAATTACAACTTATCTCTGAGGCTTTTGATGCAGGAAGTGGTCGCTCAGTCACTGCAGCGGCCCGTGTAATGGTATCTCCTCACGATTATCTCGTTGGTGTAAAAGCAGACGGAACACTTGACTATATCAATCAAAATGCACAACGTAATCTCAATTTCATCGCCATTGATCCAACATTAAAACAAGTCACCCAAGAGGCGCTCACACTAGAACGTTATGAGCAAAAATACCTTTCTGTTTTAACTCGCCAAAATTCGGGTGTTTATAAATATCAATCTAAATTAAAAGAAGTTTTTATTAATGAAGTACCATTTTCTATTGATGAAAATGGTAGCCACTTTTTATTAGAGACGCAAACACCGGGTAATTTTGTATTATTAGTCAAAAATAAAGCAGGTAATGTGCTCAACCGTATCAATTATACGGTCGCAGGAAACGCGAATGTTACGCGATCTCTTGATCGGGAAGCAGAGCTACAACTCACTTTAAACAAAGACACATACAAAGCTGGTGAAGAGATAGAAATTGCCATTAATGCGCCTTATATCGGCAGTGGCATTATCACTATAGAAAAAGATAAGGTTTATCATTGGCAGTGGTTTACATCATCAACAACAAGTTCAGTACAAAAGATCCGTGTTCCTGATGAGTTACAAGGTAATGGTTATATCAATGTCCAATTTGTTCGAGATATTAACTCTGATGAAATATTTATGAGTCCACTTAGCTATGGTGTTATACCGTTTAAAGTGAGTCGTGAAAATTTCCAAGCTAATATTGAATTGCAATCACCAGAGGTTATTAAGCCAGGTGAGACCTTGCCGATCACTGTAAAAACAGAGACTCCACAACAAGTTGTTGTATTTGCTGTTGATGAAGGCATTTTACAAGTTGCACGATATAAATTAAAAGATCCGTTGGATTACTTCTTCCGTAAACGATCATTAGAAGTTGAAAGCACACAAATACTCGATCTTATCTTGCCTGAGTTTAGCAAAATGATGTCACTGACATCGGCACCGGGTGGAGATGCGGGAGAAGGTGTTGATCTCTATTTAAACCCATTCAAACGTAAAAAAGAAGAACCGGTGGCCTATTGGTCTGGTATTACGGAAGTAGAGAGTGGATCTGTCTTTAATTATAAAGTGCCTGAATATTTTAATGGCAAGATCCGCATAATGGCGATATCTGTTACCCAAAATCGTATAGGGAATGCACAACGTTATACTACAGTGCGTGATGATTTTGTATTAAGCCCACATATACCGACGACTGTCGCACCAAATGATGAATTTGATGTGACTTTAGGTATTGCAAATAATCTCACTGATCTTAATGGTGTTAAAACAAAACTGGATGTCACGATAACACCAGAAGCTCAATTAGAGGTAATAGGACAAAAGAGTTATCAACTAGAATTAGGTGAGAAAAAAGAAACGGTAGTTTCCTTTAGAGTAAAAGCGAAATCGCAATTGGGTAATGGCGCTATCACGTTCTCAGTGAATAATGAAGGCAAAGTGACTCAAAGAACGATGAATCTTTCTATTCGCCCTGCTTCAGCTTATCGAACTCAATCAAGCTTAGGTCGTATGGATGGAAAAGAGCAGAGTGTCACGTATATTCGTCAAATGTATGATGAGTATGCGCAAAGAGATGCGCGTGTATCTTACTCTCCTTTGGTGCTCAGTAGTGCATTAGCTCAATATCTAGCTAATTATCCTTATAATTGTTCAGAGCAAATAACCAGTCAGGCAATACCGTTGTTATTCCATCAACGTAACCCTGAAATGAAGGCGATCTATTCACAAGATAAAATTCGTTCTCAGCTTGAACAAACAATGGCGACATTACTCACTCGTCAAAATGGGCAAGGGGCGATAGGAACATGGCGCTCTACACCATCGACAGACCCTTTTGTCACCTTATATGTGGTTCAATTTTTACTAGAGGCACAAGAAGCAAATTACCCTGTATCTGATACATTATTACGATCATCTAATGAATATTTAACTAAGCTTGCCGTCAATGTAGGGTTAAATAATCAAGATGAACTTAGAATGCGTGCTTTTGCAGTCTATTTGCTAACGCGTCAAGGCAAAGTTACTACCAGTGAAATAGCTGCTATTCAAACGCGTATGCAAAAGAACTATCCAAAAACATGGCAGAGTGATTTAGGTGCTTTATATTTAGCTGCTTCTTACAAAATGCTGAAAATGGATAAGCAAGCTGACGAGTTGTTAAAGCCCACATGGCAAGAGCTAAGCAAGGCTTATAGTAAAGCATGGTGGTCGCAAAACTATTTAGATCCGCTGGTTCTAGACAGTACAAGATTGTATTTGATTGTGAAACATTTTCCTGAAAAAGCGACTGATATTCCACCGCAGCTCTTAGAGAATATGGTATTGCGCTTTAAAGAGGAGCGCTATACCACACAATCATCAGCGATGAGTATTTTGGCATTAGAGCATTACACTAAACAGATCCAAAGCACCACAGCGTCAGCACAACCATTAACAGTGAGCGTTAAAAAAGGTGAAAATCCGCCAATAGTGATCTCATCAATGACAAATGCAACTGCGATTGGCCAGTTTGGTGCAGGTATTAACGAAGTTTTATTTAATAACTCAACAAATAATCCTGCTTGGTATGTTGTTACACAGTCTGGTTTTGATAGTGAGCAACCTAAAGAAGCGCTTTCACGAGGATTAGAAATTTCTCGTGATTACGTGAATGAAAAAGGTGAGTCTGTAAATAGTGCAACGTTAGGTGAAAAGCTTTATGTACATATAAAAGTCAGAGCCAATGCAAAGCAGGGTGTTGATAATGTTGTGCTGGTGGACTTACTTCCGGGAGGATTTGAGGTTGTACAGCAATCAATGGATGATGTTGATAACCCTGAAGTGGAATGGTTGTCACCAACGGGATCAAAAGGAACACGCTGGTCACCAGAATACAGTGATATTCGAGAAGACAGAGTCATTATTTATGGTAGGGCTAACCAACAGGTACAAGAATTTGTTTATCAAATTAAAGCGACTAATTCTGGGGTATTTACAATACCGCCAGCATTTGCAGAAGCGATGTATGATAGAGAAATACAAGCATTAGCTGTTGGTAAAGGAGTTATGACTGTTAATAAACCGACGTTAAATAATGGCAGTGTAAAATGA
- a CDS encoding DUF3829 domain-containing protein produces MRKSILASIISLLLISVVGCDNSNENSNTGTPSQDKNKTEQTTQSQPDSKNIQSDEVQFSQKIEKGNLWLATFNEDFGTIIQKKTGRISGTINVNLLDNTKTVLTSLSSDNGESIDLTPFKIFETETDQIKKMKASSAIMPVRSAFSMHLSASGAERAKESFEFMKTLPPTLPELDAVGNAYGESYVDLYEKLLKLGDYLVVKETYRLDDFAQASNLYEEVKNAYAKLIDEKEKAADAYENYYQAMHIEELELVKKEGLVVRYQIMQSLDTVTNTLDSMNPDKIDVAILSAAITKIEAQSIELEKIFGDETLLNKENMKGSDYSVKKYLELYQQLVIELKVLEKKLNENKDISSSINTISNEYKYLIENYNSLIAK; encoded by the coding sequence ATGAGAAAGAGCATATTAGCATCGATAATAAGTCTTTTATTAATATCAGTAGTAGGTTGTGATAATTCAAATGAAAATTCGAATACAGGAACACCCTCGCAAGATAAAAATAAAACAGAGCAAACAACACAATCTCAACCTGATTCAAAAAATATCCAATCAGATGAAGTTCAGTTTAGTCAAAAAATTGAAAAAGGTAATTTGTGGTTAGCAACGTTTAACGAAGATTTTGGCACCATTATACAGAAAAAAACGGGCAGAATTTCAGGCACAATTAACGTTAATCTTTTAGATAATACGAAAACAGTTTTAACAAGTTTAAGTTCTGATAATGGTGAAAGCATTGATTTAACACCTTTCAAAATATTCGAAACTGAAACAGACCAAATAAAAAAAATGAAAGCGAGTAGTGCGATAATGCCTGTTAGAAGCGCTTTCTCTATGCATTTGAGTGCTTCAGGAGCAGAGCGTGCTAAAGAATCTTTTGAATTTATGAAAACTCTTCCTCCCACACTTCCAGAATTAGATGCTGTAGGTAATGCTTATGGTGAAAGTTATGTTGATTTATATGAAAAACTGCTAAAGCTGGGTGATTATCTGGTTGTAAAAGAGACTTATCGTTTAGATGATTTTGCTCAAGCCAGTAATTTGTATGAAGAAGTGAAAAATGCTTATGCCAAACTAATCGATGAGAAAGAAAAAGCTGCTGATGCATATGAAAACTATTATCAAGCAATGCATATTGAAGAGCTTGAATTAGTGAAAAAAGAAGGTCTGGTTGTTCGCTATCAAATTATGCAATCACTGGATACAGTAACCAACACACTTGATTCAATGAACCCAGATAAAATAGATGTGGCTATACTCTCTGCTGCAATTACCAAAATTGAAGCTCAATCAATTGAATTAGAAAAAATATTTGGTGACGAAACATTGCTGAATAAAGAAAATATGAAAGGCTCTGATTATTCAGTTAAAAAATATTTAGAATTATACCAACAACTTGTTATTGAGTTAAAAGTGTTAGAGAAAAAACTCAATGAGAATAAAGATATATCGAGTAGCATAAATACGATTTCAAATGAATATAAATATTTGATAGAGAATTATAACTCTTTAATAGCGAAGTAA
- the rlmF gene encoding 23S rRNA (adenine(1618)-N(6))-methyltransferase RlmF codes for MEKKKTFLQQKSGLHPRNRHRSRYDFPALIASCPALEPFVKPNAWGDSSVDFADPAAVKMLNRALLQHFYGIEHWDIPADYLCPPIPGRADYLHHLADLLATSNGGEFPRGKGVAILDVGVGANCIYPIIGLCEYGWRFTGSEIDPVSLNTAKMIVEMNPTLRNGVRLRLQKQPEFILNGIIGVAEKFDATLCNPPFHSSEQEAQASTRRKLHKLGKGEVADKPVQNFGGKNKELWCEGGEEAFVRKMVEESVSLAQNCLWFTSLISKNTTLPSIYHALKLVGVAEVRTIEMAQGQKISRFVAWTFHDAQQQVAWATERWR; via the coding sequence GTGGAAAAAAAGAAAACCTTCCTACAGCAGAAAAGCGGCTTGCACCCGCGTAACCGTCATCGCTCACGCTATGATTTTCCGGCTTTGATCGCCAGTTGCCCTGCACTGGAGCCGTTCGTCAAGCCGAATGCCTGGGGCGATAGCTCGGTAGATTTTGCCGATCCTGCGGCGGTTAAAATGCTCAACCGTGCGTTGCTGCAACATTTTTATGGCATCGAACACTGGGACATTCCCGCCGATTATCTGTGCCCGCCGATCCCTGGGCGTGCCGACTATTTACACCATCTGGCCGACCTGCTGGCGACCAGCAACGGCGGTGAGTTCCCTCGCGGTAAAGGCGTGGCGATCCTTGATGTGGGTGTTGGTGCCAACTGTATTTATCCGATTATTGGCCTGTGTGAATACGGCTGGCGTTTTACCGGTTCGGAGATTGATCCGGTATCGCTCAATACGGCCAAAATGATCGTGGAGATGAATCCGACACTGAGAAACGGAGTGCGCCTACGTTTACAAAAACAACCCGAATTTATTTTGAACGGCATCATCGGCGTGGCGGAGAAATTTGATGCCACACTGTGTAATCCACCGTTTCACAGCTCTGAACAGGAAGCGCAAGCCAGCACCCGCCGCAAACTGCACAAGCTGGGTAAAGGCGAGGTAGCCGACAAGCCGGTACAGAACTTTGGCGGCAAAAATAAAGAGCTATGGTGTGAAGGCGGTGAAGAAGCCTTTGTGCGTAAAATGGTAGAGGAGAGCGTTAGCTTGGCGCAAAACTGCCTGTGGTTCACCTCGTTGATTTCTAAAAACACTACCTTGCCTTCGATTTATCACGCGTTGAAGCTGGTGGGTGTGGCCGAAGTCCGTACCATTGAAATGGCGCAGGGGCAAAAAATCAGTCGCTTCGTGGCTTGGACTTTCCACGACGCACAACAGCAGGTCGCCTGGGCGACAGAACGCTGGCGTTAA